One Miscanthus floridulus cultivar M001 chromosome 11, ASM1932011v1, whole genome shotgun sequence DNA window includes the following coding sequences:
- the LOC136493833 gene encoding protein JINGUBANG-like, translated as MQLLPRLCMATGTGTGDGDGNGKSSGNSSKLGTAVSSSSSSTVSTSSAAAAAVSEASSSSTSLPSLPSLSSATSASLAASFAHVTTLLPLSASSSAAVVAAAAARDSLHGGLVVVARPACMALHDLSTLEATSTSDAADAAADAGSVKCVAHLHGGCAAAAAAVTGHQDGRLRLWRVSSRSPGRLRLAAALPTVSDRLRRFPVPSNHVTVRRHHRRLWIEHADAVSGVAASADGRLLFSVSWDKTLKVWALPSLRCLQSLPAHDDAVNAVAVAPDGTVYTASADKRVRVWAPGRPDNKPPPSSRRARGKKHHVYHLVATLSRHTAAVNALAVGCAGQALYSGGNDRRVLVWEREDSASHMVAVGALRGHRRAVLSVACAPAGLVVSGSADQTVRAWRRAADGRGYACVAVIDGHDTAVRSVAAAPLPSIQKRSRAGGDDADGGEEEWRVCSASFDGEVRVWSLRVSGL; from the coding sequence ATGCAGCTTCTTCCGCGCCTCTGCATggccaccggcaccggcaccggcgacGGAGACGGGAACGGCAAAAGCAGCGGTAACAGCAGCAAGCTGGGCACCGCGgtgtcgtcgtcctcctcgtcgacCGTCTCCACGTcctccgctgcggcggcggccgtgTCGGAGGCGTCGTCGTCCTCGACGTCCCTCCCTTCGCTCCCTTCGCTCTCTTCAGCGACGAGCGCCAGCCTCGCCGCGTCCTTCGCCCACGTCACCACGCTCCTCCCTCTGTCCGCGTCGTCGTCCGCTGCCGTCgtcgcggcagcggcggcgagggACTCCCTCCACGGCGGCCTCGTcgtcgtggcgcggccggcgtgCATGGCGCTCCACGACCTGTCGACGCTGGAGGCGACGTCCACCTCCGACGCCGCGGACGCCGCCGCGGACGCAGGCTCGGTCAAGTGCGTGGCGCACCTCCACGGCGGCTGCGCGGCGGCCGCCGCAGCCGTGACGGGCCACCAGGACGGGCGGCTGCGCCTGTGGCGGGTGTCCTCGCGCTCGccgggcaggctccgcctcgccgcgGCGCTCCCCACGGTGTCCGATCGCCTCCGCCGGTTCCCCGTGCCGTCCAACCACGTGACCGTGCGGCGCCACCACCGCCGGCTCTGGATCGAGCACGCCGACGCCGTGTCGGGCGTCGCGGCGTCCGCGGACGGGCGCCTCCTCTTCTCCGTCTCCTGGGACAAGACGCTCAAGGTGTGGGCGCTGCCGTCGCTCCGGTGCCTGCAGTCGCTGCCGGCGCACGACGACGCCGTGAACGCCGTCGCCGTGGCTCCCGACGGCACCGTGTACACGGCCTCCGCCGACAAGCGCGTCCGCGTGTGGGCGCCCGGCCGCCCCGACAacaagccgccgccgtcgtcccggCGCGCGCGCGGCAAGAAGCACCACGTCTACCACCTGGTCGCCACGCTGTCCCGCCACACGGCGGCGGTGAACGCCCTGGCCGTCGGGTGCGCGGGCCAGGCGCTCTACTCGGGCGGCAACGACCGGCGCGTCCTGGTGTGGGAGCGGGAGGACAGCGCCAGCCACATGGTCGCGGTCGGGGCCCTCAGGGGCCACCGCAGGGCCGTTCTCTCCGTCGCGTGCGCGCCGGCCGGGCTGGTCGTCAGCGGGTCCGCGGACCAGACGGTGCGGGCCTGGCGCCGCGCCGCGGACGGTAGGGGTTACGCCTGCGTCGCCGTGATCGACGGCCACGACACCGCCGTCAGGTCTGTCGCGGCGGCGCCTCTGCCGTCGATCCAGAAGCGGTCCCGCGCAGGCGGTGACGATGcggacggcggcgaggaggagtGGAGGGTGTGCAGCGCGAGCTTCGACGGCGAGGTGCGGGTGTGGTCGCTGCGTGTGTCGGGTTTGTAG